From Ficedula albicollis isolate OC2 chromosome 20, FicAlb1.5, whole genome shotgun sequence, one genomic window encodes:
- the PARD6B gene encoding partitioning defective 6 homolog beta: protein MFGAEFRRFSLERSKPGKFEEFYGLLQHVHKIPNVDVLVGYTDIHGDLLPINNDDNYHKAVSTANPLLRIFIQRKEDADYSAFGTDTMTRKKNVLSNVLRPDNHKKKPHIVISMPQDFRPVSSIIDVDILPETHRRVRLYKYGTDKPLGFYIRDGSSVRVTPHGLEKVPGIFISRLVPGGLAQSTGLLAVNDEVLEVNGIEVSGKSLDQVTDMMIANSRNLIITVRPANQRNNVVRNSRTSGSSGQSTESSLPSSTPNILGNLQGEEESDEEDIIIEDSGEPQQIPKAAPTSESIESLSQIELLHESTQNGFLPSSEMNLNHSAGSISMECEVPEQGRKSLEEDGTIITL from the exons atg TTTGGGGCAGAATTTCGACGATTTTCTCTGGAGAGATCCAAGCCTGGCAAGTTTGAGGAGTTCTATGGATTACTGCAGCACGTGCACAAGATCCCCAACGTTGATGTTCTGGTGGGATACACGGACATTCACGGGGACCTGCTGCCCATCAATAATGATGACAATTATCACAAAGCAGTTTCTACAGCCAATCCTCTGCTCAGGATTTTCATTCAGAGAAAAG AAGATGCAGACTACAGTGCCTTCGGGACGGACACCATGACCAGGAAGAAGAACGTCTTATCCAACGTGCTGCGCCCAGACAACCACAAGAAGAAGCCCCACATTGTCATCAGCATGCCCCAGGACTTCAGGCCCGTGTCCTCCATCATCGACGTGGACATCCTGCCCGAGACCCACCGCCGGGTGCGGCTCTACAAGTACGGCACCGACAAACCGCTGGGCTTCTACATCCGCGACGGCTCCAGCGTCAGGGTCACCCCGCACGGCCTGGAGAAGGTGCCGGGCATCTTCATCTCCAGGCTGGTCCCCGGGGGGCTGGCGCAGAGCACGGGGCTGCTGGCTGTCAATGACGAGGTGCTGGAGGTGAACGGCATCGAGGTGTCAGGAAAAAGCCTGGATCAGGTTACAGACATGATGATCGCAAACAGCCGCAACCTGATCATCACGGTCAGACCCGCCAACCAGAGGAACAACGTGGTGAGGAACAGTCGGACTTCGGGCAGCTCCGGCCAGTCCACCGAgtccagcctgcccagcagcacccccaacATCCTGGGCaacctgcagggagaggaggagagcgATGAGGAGGACATTATTATTGAAGACAGTGGTGAGCCACAGCAGATCCCTAAAGCTGCGCCCACCAGCGAAAGCATAGAATCCTTGTCACAAATTGAACTCCTCCACGAGTCCACACAAAATGGGTTCCTTCCTTCCAGTGAGATGAACTTGAATCACTCAGCAGGCAGCATTAGCATGGAATGTGAAGTACCAGAGCAGGGCCGAAAGTCCTTAGAAGAAGATGGAACTATAATAACACTATGA